The following are encoded in a window of Panicum virgatum strain AP13 chromosome 5N, P.virgatum_v5, whole genome shotgun sequence genomic DNA:
- the LOC120673575 gene encoding NAC domain-containing protein 62-like codes for MAQTSLPPGFRFHPTDLELCSYYLKRKIMGKKLLVEAISEVELYKYAPWDLPDKSCLQSRDMEWYFFCPRDKKYANGSRTNRSTPFGFWKSTGKDRTIVLNTRIVGMKKTLIFHEGKAPRGDRTDWVMYEYRMEDSELDVAGFSKDEYVLCKIFKKSGLGPKPGEQYGASFNEGEWDNVNTEAVFSLMPCLSSEVVGAVNKPPCQHTVASTSSVIKEPHVLAVASADGLPFEFSTSSITAIDEVHADTLRHNGSEMVTANRASDTLYAYDPTEFGVISLEEIDKWASCNDSADNDGGASEMLAGLPDISEAEAQALEMNSDYCCNELARLVKSGVSTANSLSPSYVNTECLNPPMISGLGVVDDYLEISDIFPPGETASFKLPAPESQFCQYPLEFEQCPHNELNHPQYDNEGALAAPSEACDLLPAISCSMHDISADDNTCSANLMWRDCSNSTVWYPFS; via the exons ATGGCACAAACCTCCCTTCCACCTGGATTTCGCTTCCATCCAACAGATCTTGAGCTTTGTTCGTACTACTTAAAAAGGAAAATCATGGGAAAGAAACTGCTCGTCGAAGCTATATCAGAGGTTGAGCTGTACAAATACGCCCCTTGGGATCTTCCAG ATAAATCTTGTCTCCAGAGCAGAGATATGGAATGGTACTTCTTTTGTCCTCGTGACAAGAAATATGCAAATGGATCTAGGACAAATCGTTCAACACCATTTGGATTCTGGAAATCTACTGGGAAAGATAGAACAATTGTGCTTAACACTCGCATTGTGGGGATGAAGAAAACATTGATTTTTCATGAAGGCAAGGCACCAAGAGGTGATCGAACTGATTGGGTGATGTATGAATATCGGATGGAAGACAGTGAACTGGATGTTGCTGGCTTCTCAAAG GATGAATATGTATTGTGCAAAATCTTTAAGAAAAGTGGCCTTGGACCAAAACCAGGGGAGCAATATGGAGCGTCATTTAATGAAGGAGAATGGGACAATGTAAATACTGAAGCTGTGTTCTCTCTGATGCCTTGTCTATCTTCAGAAGTAGTAGGTGCTGTTAACAAACCACCTTGTCAGCACACTGTTGCTTCTACTTCTAGTGTCATTAAGGAACCACATGTCCTCGCTGTTGCTTCTGCTGATGGATTACCATTTGAGTTTAGTACTAGTTCCATTACTGCTATTGATGAAGTACATGCTGACACGCTCAGACATAATGGAAGTGAAATGGTTACTGCAAACCGTGCTTCTGATACTTTATATGCATATGATCCCACTGAATTTGGTGTAATCTCATTGGAGGAGATTGATAAGTGGGCGAGTTGTAATGACTCTGCGGATAATGATGGAGGCGCTAGTGAAATG CTTGCTGGCCTCCCTGATATATCTGAAGCTGAGGCTCAAGCTCTAGAAATGAACTCTGATTATTGCTGCAATGAATTGGCGAGGCTTGTGAAATCAGGTGTATCTACTGCTAACAGCCTGTCCCCTAGCTATGTGAATACTGAATGTTTGAATCCACCCATGATATCTGGGCTTGGTGTTGTCGATGACTATCTAGAGATTAGTGATATCTTTCCTCCCGGGGAGACTGCCTCCTTCAAGCTGCCGGCACCAGAAAGTCAGTTTTGCCAGTATCCTTTGGAGTTCGAGCAGTGTCCACACAATGAGTTGAATCATCCCCAATATGACAATGAGGGTGCTCTTGCAGCTCCTTCAGAAGCATGCGACTTGCTTCCAGCTATTTCCTGCTCTATGCATGATATTTCAGCTGATGATAATACTTGCAGCGCAAACCTTATGTGGAGGGATTGCTCAAACTCAACAGTGTGGTACCCCTTCTCATGA